In one window of Drosophila innubila isolate TH190305 chromosome 2L unlocalized genomic scaffold, UK_Dinn_1.0 4_B_2L, whole genome shotgun sequence DNA:
- the LOC117781863 gene encoding accessory gland protein Acp29AB-like: MYKKIGGGVKSCCILIVILLCTALSQDISEGVNSHISIYHGLKDEFKGEIPKPFEKIGEKYYNIDQNNTVNWFGAAENCRQIGGNLVNLQNKLELENIKVKLNSSFIYWTDLNNLAKKTVFYSLTTGSYSNFLNVENDELDMCGILKYEKNTREFTVGQQKCMKKGRPICESKLPTTISVSLW, translated from the exons atgtataaaaaaattggagGTGGTGTAAAAAGCTGTTGCATTTTaatagtaattttattatgtactGCGCTATCACAAGATATATCTGAAG GTGTAAATTCCCATATAAGTATTTATCATGGTTTAAAAGATGAGTTTAAAGGGGAAATTCCAAAGCCGTTTGAGAAAATTGGCGAAAAGTATTACAACATCGATCAAAATAATACCGTAAATTGGTTTGGAGCTGCAGAAAACTGTCGGCAGATTGGAGGAAACCTTGTCAATCTACAAAACAAACTcgaattggaaaatattaaagtgaaGTTAAATAGTTCGTTTATATACTGGACCGACCTGAATAACCTTGCCAAAAAAACAGTGTTCTATTCATTAACAACAGGGAGTTACAGTAATTTTCTTAATGTTGAGAATGACGAACTCGATATGTGcggcattttaaaatatgaaaagaacACGCGAGAATTTACAGTGGGACAACAAAAGTGCATGAAAAAAGGTCGTCCTATTTGTGAGTCAAAATTACCAACTACAATATCGGTTTCCCTATGGTAA
- the LOC117780419 gene encoding diuretic hormone class 2, translated as MMTNRFAFCTLALLAICLLAISRTDAAPMPRYQSSNGGYGGYNELEEVPDDLLMELMTRFGRTIIQARNDLENSKRTVDFGLARGYSGTQEAKHRMGLAAANFPGGPGRRRRSETDA; from the exons ATGATGACAAACCGATTTGCTTTCTGCACCCTGGCCCTGTTAGCCATTTGTTTGCTGGCCATCTCGAGGACCGATGCGGCACCGATGCCCAGGTA CCAAAGCTCCAATGGCGGCTACGGCGGCTATAACGAGCTCGAGGAGGTGCCCGATGACCTTTTAATGGAGTTGATGACACGCTTTGGACGCACCATAATACAGGCACGCAACGACTTGGAGAA CTCAAAGCGAACTGTGGACTTTGGATTGGCGCGTGGTTATTCTGGAACTCAGGAGGCGAAACATCGTATGGGTCTCGCTGCAGCCAATTTTCCAGGCGGACCGGGACGAAGGCGACGTTCGGAAACCGAtgcttaa